In Arachis hypogaea cultivar Tifrunner chromosome 2, arahy.Tifrunner.gnm2.J5K5, whole genome shotgun sequence, a genomic segment contains:
- the LOC112740989 gene encoding uncharacterized protein has protein sequence MQLKTQFSFLLIIILICYTIGSFSSCFAHNDETSALLSIKQGLIDPFNSLKDWKLHGAVPVHHCNWTGVWCNSNGSVQKLDLSHMNLTGTVSNDVTKLKSLTSLNFCCNGFNSSLFKSVVSVTTLKVLDVSQNFFTGEFPIPTVSSQLVTLNASSNNFSGLIPEEIGNLSLLETLDLRGSFFEGSIPKSFGELRNLKYLGLSGNNLTGEIPAEIGKLSSLEFMIIGYNEFDGGVPSEFGNLTNLKYLDIAEGNLGGEIPKELGKLKFLETVFLYKNSFGGKIPPEIGNMSSLMFLDLSDNILSGKIPDEISQIKNLQLLNLMRNRLTGPVPAGIGDLNHLQVLELWNNSLTGTLPRNLGKNSPLQWLDVSSNSLSGEIPENLCTMGNLTKLILFNNGFFGPIPASLSSCSSLVRVRIHNNFLSGTIPIGFGKLKKIQRLELANNTLTGGIPDDIASSTSLSFIDFSRNKLCYSLPSMIFSITNLQTFIVSNNNLEGKIPDQLQDCPLLGVLDLSWNCLSGSIPASIGSCKKLVRLNMQNNQLTGEIPKAIASMPTLSILDLANNSLTGKIPENFGMSPALETFNVSYNKLEGPVPANGVLRAINPNDLAGNAGLCGGVLPPCAKSSSYSSSHGNSYTKHIVLGWIIGVSTIFAVAIAILAARSLYMRWYTNGLCFFPNGFYKGNKRWPWRLMAFQRVDFTSTDILSCVKETNVIGMGATGVVYKAEIAQSSTVVAVKKLWRSGSDIEVGSSDDLVGEVNLLGRLRHRNIVRLLGFLYNDTDLMIIYEFMHNGNLGDALHGKQAGRLLVDWVSRYNIALGVAQGLAYLHHDCHPAVIHRDIKSSNILLDMNLEARIADFGLAKMMMHKNETVSMIAGSYGYIAPEYGYSLNVDEKIDIYSYGVVLLELLTGKRPLDPEFGESVDIVGWIRRKIETKSLEEALDPSVGSSKHVQEEMLLVLRIALLCTAKLPKDRPSMRDVIMMLGEARPRRKSAMSNETFEANKGMQNISTSPVSGLI, from the exons ATGCAACTGAAAACACAGTTTTCATTCCTTCTCATCATCATACTCATATGCTATACCATTGGTTCATTCTCTTCTTGTTTTGCTCATAACGATGAAACATCTGCATTGCTTTCCATAAAACAAGGTCTCATTGATCCATTCAACAGCCTCAAGGATTGGAAACTGCACGGTGCAGTTCCAGTTCACCACTGTAACTGGACTGGTGTATGGTGCAACTCAAATGGATCCGTTCAAAAGCTTGACCTCTCTCACATGAATCTCACTGGCACTGTTTCCAACGACGTAACAAAACTCAAGAGCCTCACTTCTCTCAACTTCTGCTGCAATGGATTCAACTCATCACTCTTCAAATCCGTAGTTAGCGTCACCACACTGAAGGTTCTTGACGTGAGTCAGAATTTCTTCACCGGCGAGTTTCCAATTCCAACGGTTTCTTCGCAGCTTGTGACTCTGAATGCGTCAAGCAACAATTTCTCAGGTTTGATTCCAGAGGAGATTGGAAATCTTTCTTTGTTGGAAACACTTGATCTTAGAGGAAGCTTCTTCGAAGGTTCCATTCCGAAATCGTTTGGTGAACTGCGCAATTTGAAGTATCTCGGACTCTCCGGGAACAATCTCACCGGCGAAATTCCGGCGGAGATCGGAAAATTGTCTTCCCTGGAGTTTATGATTATCGGATACAACGAATTCGACGGTGGAGTTCCGTCGGAATTCGGTAATCTCACGAATCTGAAGTATCTTGATATAGCAGAGGGGAATCTTGGCGGTGAAATTCCAAAAGAGTTGGGGAAACTCAAGTTTTTGGAGACGGTTTTCTTGTACAAGAACAGTTTTGGCGGGAAAATTCCGCCGGAAATCGGAAACATGAGTTCGTTAATGTTCTTGGATCTTTCGGATAACATTTTATCTGGAAAGATTCCAGATGAAATTAGTCAGATCAAGAATCTTCAGCTACTGAATCTGATGCGAAACCGGTTAACCGGTCCGGTTCCGGCCGGCATCGGAGATTTGAATCATTTGCAGGTTCTTGAGCTTTGGAACAATTCATTGACAGGGACATTGCCTAGAAACCTTGGAAAGAATTCACCATTGCAGTGGTTAGATGTATCATCCAACTCACTCTCTGGTGAGATTCCAGAGAATCTTTGCACCATGGGGAATCTTACCAAGCTTATACTCTTTAATAACGGTTTCTTTGGTCCAATTCCAGCAAGTTTATCCTCGTGTTCTTCCCTCGTTCGCGTTCGAATTCACAACAATTTTCTTTCAGGGACGATTCCTATTGGTTTTGGCAAGCTTAAGAAGATTCAGAGATTGGAACTGGCCAACAATACTCTCACCGGTGGAATTCCGGATGACATTGCTTCTTCAACGTCGCTTTCTTTCATTGATTTCTCAAGAAACAAGCTCTGTTATTCGCTTCCTTCGATGATTTTCTCCATTACAAATCTTCAGACCTTCATTGTTTCCAACAACAACTTGGAAGGAAAAATACCAGATCAGTTGCAGGACTGTCCCTTGCTTGGTGTCCTTGATCTCTCTTGGAATTGCTTATCTGGAAGCATTCCGGCTAGCATTGGTTCGTGTAAGAAATTGGTGAGATTAAACATGCAGAACAACCAATTGACTGGAGAAATTCCGAAAGCAATAGCGAGCATGCCTACATTGTCCATTCTTGATCTTGCTAACAATTCTCTGACTGGTAAAATACCTGAAAACTTTGGTATGTCGCCGGCGTTGGAAACATTCAATGTTTCGTACAATAAGCTAGAAGGCCCTGTCCCTGCAAATGGTGTGCTAAGAGCGATTAATCCGAATGATCTCGCTGGCAATGCCGGCCTCTGTGGTGGTGTCCTCCCTCCATGTGCCAAATCATCTTCATATTCGTCAAGCCATGGAAATTCATATACAAAGCATATTGTTCTAGGATGGATCATTGGAGTATCAACAATCTTTGCTGTTGCAATTGCGATTTTAGCTGCAAGATCATTATACATGAGATGGTACACCAATGGATTGTGCTTCTTCCCAAATGGATTTTATAAGGGTAACAAACGGTGGCCGTGGCGATTGATGGCATTTCAGAGGGTTGATTTTACAAGTACTGATATTCTGTCCTGCGTCAAGGAAACAAATGTGATTGGAATGGGGGCAACCGGCGTTGTCTACAAGGCCGAGATAGCACAATCAAGTACCGTTGTTGCAGTCAAGAAATTGTGGAGATCAGGATCTGATATTGAAGTGGGAAGCAGCGATGATCTTGTCGGCGAGGTGAATCTTCTAGGGAGGCTAAGGCATAGGAACATTGTTAGGCTATTAGGATTTCTTTATAATGACACTGATTTGATGATCATTTATGAGTTTATGCACAATGGAAACCTTGGGGATGCCTTGCATGGCAAGCAAGCTGGAAGATTGCTTGTGGATTGGGTTTCGAGGTATAACATTGCTCTGGGAGTCGCGCAGGGGCTCGCTTATCTTCACCATGATTGTCATCCGGCCGTTATCCATCGAGACATCAAGTCGAGTAACATACTGCTCGACATGAATCTCGAGGCAAGAATAGCTGATTTCGGGTTAGCCAAGATGATGATGCATAAGAATGAAACTGTCTCCATGATTGCTGGATCCTACGGATACATTGCCCCAG AATATGGATACTCATTGAACGTGGATGAAAAGATAGATATCTACAGTTATGGTGTAGTATTACTGGAGCTTCTAACAGGAAAGAGGCCCTTGGATCCAGAATTTGGAGAATCAGTAGATATAGTAGGGTGGATTAGAAGGAAAATAGAGACTAAATCCTTAGAAGAAGCATTAGACCCTAGTGTAGGAAGCTCCAAGCATGTTCAAGAAGAGATGCTTTTGGTTCTCAGAATAGCACTTCTTTGCACTGCAAAACTACCAAAAGATCGACCCTCCATGAGAGATGTGATAATGATGCTCGGAGAAGCAAGGCCAAGGAGGAAGAGTGCTATGAGCAATGAAACTTTTGAAGCTAACAAGGGAATGCAAAATATTAGCACTTCACCAGTTAGTGGCCTTATTTGA